The following are from one region of the Halogeometricum sp. S3BR5-2 genome:
- the purD gene encoding phosphoribosylamine--glycine ligase has protein sequence MTETALLVGGGGREHAIARALTSDSDCELYACASNRNPGIASLSAGFRQVSETDAEAIVDYAGDVGADVAVVGPESALEAGVANALDDAGVYTFGPTSDDARIETDKAFQREFMADHDVPGCPDFAVFEDTDEACAYIDDYDGDLAVKPAGLTGGKGVKVTGDQVTKEEAKEYLRDSDYDEVVLEERLVGEEFTVQAFVANGEVRPTPAVQDHKRAYEGDEGPNTGGMGSYSDAAAELPFMSFEEYADAVDVLEAVVESLEDYKGVLYGQFMLTTDGIKVVEFNARFGDPEAMNTLPVLETPFLDVVTAARDGDELPELAFSGKATVCKYAVPDGYPTDPNSGARIEVDEESAGDALLFYASVDAREDGLYTTTSRSFAVVGVEDTIEAAEESAEAALSAAGDGLRVRHDIGTPELVQQRIDHMAELRGE, from the coding sequence ATGACGGAGACTGCGCTCCTCGTCGGCGGCGGCGGCCGCGAACACGCCATCGCGCGCGCGCTGACGTCGGATTCGGACTGCGAACTGTACGCCTGCGCGAGCAACCGCAACCCCGGCATCGCGTCGCTCTCGGCCGGGTTCCGGCAGGTGTCGGAGACGGACGCCGAGGCCATCGTCGACTACGCCGGGGACGTCGGCGCCGACGTCGCCGTCGTCGGCCCCGAGTCGGCCCTCGAAGCGGGCGTCGCCAACGCGTTGGACGACGCGGGCGTCTACACGTTCGGTCCGACGTCCGACGACGCGCGCATCGAGACGGACAAGGCCTTTCAGCGGGAGTTCATGGCCGACCACGACGTTCCGGGCTGTCCGGACTTCGCCGTCTTCGAGGATACCGACGAGGCGTGCGCTTACATCGACGACTACGACGGCGACCTGGCGGTCAAGCCGGCCGGTTTGACGGGGGGCAAGGGCGTGAAGGTCACCGGCGACCAGGTGACCAAGGAGGAGGCCAAGGAGTACCTCCGCGACTCCGACTACGACGAGGTCGTCCTCGAAGAGCGTCTGGTGGGCGAGGAGTTCACCGTGCAGGCGTTCGTGGCGAACGGCGAGGTGCGCCCGACGCCCGCCGTGCAGGACCACAAGCGCGCCTACGAGGGCGACGAGGGGCCGAACACTGGCGGCATGGGGAGTTACAGTGACGCCGCCGCCGAACTGCCGTTCATGTCGTTCGAGGAGTACGCCGATGCCGTCGACGTGCTGGAGGCCGTCGTGGAGTCGCTCGAAGACTACAAAGGGGTCCTGTACGGCCAGTTCATGCTGACGACTGACGGAATCAAAGTCGTCGAGTTCAACGCCCGCTTCGGCGACCCGGAGGCGATGAACACCCTGCCCGTCCTCGAAACCCCGTTCCTCGACGTGGTGACCGCCGCGCGCGACGGCGACGAACTGCCGGAACTTGCGTTCTCGGGGAAGGCGACGGTGTGTAAGTACGCCGTCCCCGACGGCTACCCGACGGACCCGAACTCGGGCGCGAGAATCGAGGTGGACGAGGAGAGCGCCGGTGACGCCCTCCTCTTCTACGCCAGCGTCGACGCCCGCGAGGACGGCCTCTACACCACCACCTCGCGGTCGTTCGCCGTCGTCGGCGTCGAGGACACCATCGAAGCCGCCGAGGAGTCCGCCGAGGCGGCCCTGTCGGCCGCGGGCGACGGACTCCGCGTCCGGCACGATATCGGTACGCCGGAGTTGGTGCAGCAGCGAATCGACCACATGGCCGAGTTGCGCGGGGAGTAA
- a CDS encoding PQQ-binding-like beta-propeller repeat protein, translating to MVSRRRFLRLGTGAVTATAAAGCIGSSHGGDDTVPVTDASDSTDGTTTGGNGDESASPLELPEWDPDWTLSFDGPNVLGVDADGAGPLFVTLSDDGGDAPSSAVVAVDPAERSVRWRTEIRGEAVAGSHAAARGVARGRWGATLSDDALYAVAGRTDEREWTALHALDRSTGERRWSLERGRELGVAGRSEGLVVAAGTEFFPPPGVTPTSHQTPEDPLTTVVYGLGADDGSVRWTREFEAVSDVAVGDRSTFVVASGRLVALGRDGETRFTLGGGAPAARVETIDDRPYLLAGEDGGATLSGVAPNGDVDWRVDAPVGELLAGERRLYAGGDAVLAVDPDGTVRWRDDDYGKWLLLDPDGDTLYARSGVAADAATAYGAGGSNGGKRWTFDPPSRNAWPEAATEDSLAATAITGDDADDPFYTVYSVTGDGEATKSLGVDTVFDALGREERVYLGDGESNLLALTP from the coding sequence ATGGTCTCTCGTAGACGCTTCCTCCGACTCGGCACCGGCGCGGTGACGGCGACGGCGGCCGCCGGATGCATCGGCAGTTCCCACGGCGGCGACGACACCGTCCCGGTCACCGACGCGTCCGACTCGACCGACGGGACGACGACGGGAGGGAACGGAGACGAGTCCGCGTCTCCCCTCGAACTCCCCGAGTGGGACCCCGACTGGACGCTGTCGTTCGACGGGCCGAACGTGCTCGGAGTCGATGCCGACGGCGCCGGTCCGCTGTTCGTCACGCTGAGCGACGACGGCGGCGACGCTCCGTCCTCCGCCGTCGTCGCCGTCGACCCCGCCGAGCGCTCGGTTCGCTGGCGGACCGAGATACGGGGCGAAGCGGTCGCCGGGTCGCACGCCGCCGCGCGGGGCGTCGCTCGTGGCAGATGGGGCGCGACGCTCTCCGACGATGCGCTGTACGCCGTCGCCGGCCGGACGGACGAACGGGAGTGGACGGCGCTCCACGCCCTCGACCGGTCGACCGGCGAGCGCCGCTGGTCGCTCGAACGCGGGCGGGAACTCGGCGTCGCCGGCCGCTCGGAGGGCCTCGTCGTCGCCGCCGGGACGGAGTTCTTCCCGCCGCCGGGCGTGACGCCGACCAGCCACCAGACGCCGGAGGACCCGCTGACGACCGTCGTCTACGGCCTCGGCGCGGACGACGGGAGCGTTCGGTGGACGCGCGAGTTCGAGGCCGTCTCGGACGTCGCCGTCGGAGACCGGAGCACCTTCGTCGTCGCTTCCGGCCGCCTCGTCGCCCTCGGCCGCGACGGCGAGACGCGGTTCACGCTCGGCGGCGGCGCTCCGGCCGCGCGCGTCGAAACCATCGACGACCGACCGTACCTGCTCGCCGGGGAGGACGGGGGCGCGACGCTCTCGGGCGTCGCCCCGAACGGCGACGTGGACTGGCGGGTCGACGCCCCCGTCGGCGAACTCCTCGCGGGGGAACGCCGCCTGTACGCCGGCGGCGACGCAGTCCTCGCCGTCGACCCGGACGGGACCGTCCGCTGGCGCGACGACGACTACGGGAAGTGGCTCCTCCTCGACCCCGACGGCGACACGCTGTACGCGCGGTCGGGCGTGGCCGCGGACGCCGCGACGGCGTACGGTGCGGGCGGTTCGAACGGAGGGAAGCGCTGGACGTTCGACCCGCCGTCGAGAAACGCGTGGCCCGAGGCGGCGACGGAGGATTCGCTGGCCGCCACAGCCATCACCGGCGACGACGCGGACGACCCGTTCTACACCGTCTACTCGGTGACCGGGGACGGCGAGGCGACGAAGTCACTCGGCGTCGACACGGTCTTCGACGCCCTCGGACGCGAGGAGCGGGTGTACCTCGGCGACGGCGAGTCGAACCTGCTGGCGCTGACGCCCTGA